The following proteins come from a genomic window of Corallococcus sp. NCRR:
- a CDS encoding metallophosphoesterase: protein MRPVLLSLLLLPALAGAAAPKAQDPFVFTGVERIVAVADVHGDVDALKEVLRLAGLIDAKDRWIGGKAHLVQTGDLPDRGDHTRDAFELLMRLETEARKAGGRVHPLLGNHELMNMRGDLRYVTPGEFASFADQSSVADGPGEPKGLRGHAAAYAADGRYGKWLRSHPAVIRINDTIFLHGGLAPTVPGTSLEEVNRWVWQDLTPGQAPGGGVDPQGPVWFRGYAIDDEAKWDAGLTQVLERFGARRMVMGHTPSKDGRLSIRFGGRVIVIDTGLSTHYGRHLAALELRGDRLTALYPEGRVPLLTTPKAATPTPRPEAKTGTK from the coding sequence GTGCGTCCCGTTCTCCTGTCCCTGCTGCTCCTGCCCGCGCTCGCGGGCGCCGCCGCCCCGAAGGCGCAGGACCCGTTCGTCTTCACGGGCGTGGAGCGCATCGTCGCCGTGGCGGACGTGCACGGTGACGTGGACGCGCTGAAGGAAGTCTTGCGGCTCGCGGGCCTCATCGACGCGAAGGACCGCTGGATTGGAGGCAAGGCGCACCTGGTGCAGACCGGGGACCTGCCGGACCGGGGCGACCACACCCGCGACGCCTTCGAATTGCTGATGCGCCTGGAGACCGAGGCGCGCAAGGCCGGCGGCCGAGTGCACCCGCTGCTGGGCAACCACGAGCTGATGAACATGCGCGGCGACCTGCGCTACGTCACGCCCGGTGAGTTCGCCTCCTTCGCGGATCAGTCCTCCGTCGCTGACGGCCCGGGCGAGCCCAAGGGGCTCCGTGGCCACGCCGCCGCCTACGCCGCGGACGGACGCTACGGGAAGTGGCTGCGCTCGCACCCCGCGGTCATCCGCATCAACGACACGATTTTCCTCCACGGCGGCCTGGCGCCCACCGTCCCCGGCACCTCGTTGGAGGAGGTGAACCGTTGGGTGTGGCAGGACCTGACGCCGGGGCAGGCTCCGGGCGGCGGCGTGGATCCGCAGGGCCCGGTGTGGTTCCGCGGCTACGCCATCGATGACGAAGCGAAGTGGGACGCGGGCCTCACGCAGGTGCTGGAGCGCTTCGGCGCCCGCCGCATGGTGATGGGCCACACGCCGTCCAAGGATGGCCGGCTCTCCATCCGCTTCGGAGGCCGCGTCATCGTCATCGACACCGGCCTCAGCACCCACTACGGCCGCCACCTGGCCGCGCTGGAGCTTCGCGGCGACCGCCTCACCGCGCTCTACCCGGAGGGCCGGGTGCCCCTGCTCACCACCCCCAAGGCCGCCACGCCCACCCCGCGCCCCGAGGCGAAGACGGGCACGAAGTAG
- a CDS encoding TonB-dependent receptor plug domain-containing protein encodes MSGRWWLCALLWSALSGLARAQDVTSVDAGVAQAASPSVPDAPPALPVEEPPALQTVVTGSRTQERLRETPVATEVITRSELVASGARDASELLNARPGFVVQQGFSGSGLSMQGLAPEYVLVLVDGERVTGKVDGDIDLSRLSLEDIEQVEIVKGPGSVLYGSDAVAGVVNFITRRAQRTLGADLRAAYGTLGRLDLDATGETRGDAWGLRMSAGLQRRDAYDLDTSDIGTTGSTLSGYDLSARGDWRGSETLSLEGTASYSHRIQRGVDLGAAGAVFDRAARDNTFTSRLSPTWRLGEGMSLRTDVSYSHYARRYLRDQRNASALDSVEDTRDQQARVGAQLDARPGGGHALVVGTEYLGEWLQSDRLDGGRGRRGRGSLYAQDNWTLWERLGLVAVPGGRVDVDSRFGLALTPRIALKVEPLSWLTVRGSYGWGYRAPSFQDLLIDFENPSVGYTVRGNPDLKPERSRSFSFNVETRPTRDSVVWAGVFQHSLRDMITASLQSEGDFLRYSYINIARARVRGGELGLRQTLPGRIQVELGYTLTDGTDQDLDRALEGQARHRLTAQATWRHRRWGLEAHVRGALTGERPFHPDTNGDGVADSYRASPTVSLDARVAWLLPAGGLQLFAVGSNLTGAGNPTDLPIPPRTLQAGVSTRF; translated from the coding sequence ATGTCCGGGCGTTGGTGGCTGTGCGCGCTGCTGTGGAGTGCCCTGTCCGGCCTGGCCCGGGCACAGGACGTGACGTCCGTGGACGCGGGCGTGGCGCAGGCCGCGTCGCCGTCGGTGCCGGACGCGCCGCCCGCGCTTCCGGTGGAGGAGCCTCCCGCGCTCCAGACGGTGGTGACGGGGTCCCGGACTCAGGAGCGTCTTCGCGAGACGCCGGTGGCCACCGAGGTCATCACCCGTTCGGAGCTCGTCGCCAGCGGCGCGCGAGACGCGTCGGAGTTGTTGAACGCGCGCCCGGGCTTCGTGGTGCAGCAAGGCTTCTCGGGCTCCGGGCTGTCCATGCAGGGGCTGGCGCCGGAGTACGTGCTGGTGCTGGTGGATGGCGAGCGCGTCACCGGCAAGGTGGACGGCGACATCGACCTGTCGCGCCTGTCGCTGGAGGACATCGAGCAGGTCGAAATCGTGAAGGGCCCTGGCTCCGTGCTCTACGGCAGCGACGCGGTGGCGGGCGTGGTGAACTTCATCACCCGCCGCGCGCAGCGCACCTTGGGCGCGGACCTGCGCGCCGCGTACGGCACGCTGGGCCGGCTGGACCTCGACGCCACCGGTGAGACGCGCGGCGACGCGTGGGGCCTGCGCATGAGCGCCGGGCTCCAGCGGCGCGACGCCTACGACCTGGACACCTCGGACATTGGCACCACGGGCAGCACGCTGAGCGGCTACGACCTGTCCGCGCGCGGTGACTGGCGTGGCTCGGAGACGCTGTCGTTGGAGGGCACCGCTTCCTATTCGCACCGCATCCAGCGCGGCGTGGACCTGGGCGCCGCGGGCGCGGTGTTCGACCGGGCCGCCCGTGACAACACCTTCACCTCGCGCCTGTCACCGACGTGGCGGCTGGGGGAGGGGATGTCGCTGCGCACGGACGTGTCCTACAGCCACTACGCGCGGCGCTATCTGCGCGACCAGCGCAACGCCTCCGCGCTGGACAGCGTGGAGGACACGCGCGACCAGCAGGCCCGCGTGGGCGCGCAGTTGGACGCGCGTCCCGGCGGCGGCCACGCGCTGGTGGTGGGCACCGAGTACCTGGGCGAATGGTTGCAGTCCGACCGGCTGGATGGCGGACGCGGACGGCGCGGGCGCGGCTCGCTGTACGCGCAGGACAACTGGACGCTCTGGGAGCGGCTGGGGCTGGTGGCGGTGCCCGGCGGACGGGTGGACGTGGATTCGCGGTTCGGGCTCGCGCTCACGCCGCGCATCGCGCTGAAGGTGGAGCCGCTGTCGTGGCTCACCGTGCGCGGTAGCTACGGCTGGGGCTACCGCGCGCCGAGCTTCCAGGACCTGCTCATCGACTTCGAGAACCCGTCCGTGGGCTACACCGTGCGCGGCAACCCGGACCTGAAGCCGGAGCGCTCGCGCAGCTTCAGCTTCAACGTGGAGACGCGCCCCACGCGAGACTCCGTGGTGTGGGCGGGCGTGTTCCAGCACTCGCTGCGCGACATGATCACCGCGTCGCTCCAGTCCGAGGGCGACTTCCTGCGCTACTCGTACATCAACATCGCCCGGGCCCGCGTGCGCGGCGGCGAGCTGGGCCTGCGCCAGACGCTGCCCGGCCGCATCCAGGTGGAGCTGGGCTACACGCTCACCGACGGCACCGACCAGGACCTGGACCGCGCGCTGGAGGGCCAGGCGCGGCACCGGCTCACCGCGCAGGCCACGTGGCGCCATCGCCGGTGGGGCCTGGAGGCCCACGTGCGCGGCGCGCTCACCGGCGAGCGTCCCTTCCATCCCGATACCAACGGAGACGGTGTGGCGGATTCCTACCGTGCCAGCCCCACCGTCTCCCTGGATGCCCGGGTCGCCTGGCTCCTGCCAGCGGGCGGGCTCCAGCTTTTCGCAGTGGGCAGCAACCTCACCGGTGCGGGCAATCCGACGGACCTGCCCATCCCGCCCCGCACCCTCCAGGCCGGTGTCTCCACCCGGTTCTGA
- a CDS encoding HmuY family protein gives MFPIPFRSGLLGRACAALLIAGLGTACGDDLQPTPGPEDEDPIVTPQDGANLKHHDNGDGSFTSVVDATNADAWIGLDLDTGKQVSATEDAVWDLAFQRYTVKARGGVSGTGNVQVAIVPDTAFAALTQAPASGYLTDAADGPDTGDSPDTVFNLGDGWYVYDLPTHTLTPRDQLYVVRSDSGAYFKLRVQGYYDAAGTPAMMKLLWAPVAAPAGVGP, from the coding sequence ATGTTCCCCATTCCCTTCCGTTCCGGCCTCTTGGGCCGCGCCTGCGCGGCGCTGCTCATCGCGGGCCTGGGCACCGCGTGCGGTGACGACCTCCAGCCCACGCCCGGGCCCGAGGACGAGGACCCCATCGTCACGCCGCAGGACGGCGCGAACCTGAAGCACCACGACAACGGCGATGGCTCGTTCACCTCCGTCGTCGACGCGACCAACGCGGACGCGTGGATTGGCCTGGACCTGGATACGGGCAAGCAGGTGAGCGCGACGGAGGACGCGGTCTGGGACCTGGCCTTCCAGCGCTACACGGTGAAGGCGCGCGGGGGTGTCAGCGGCACGGGCAACGTGCAGGTGGCCATCGTGCCGGACACGGCGTTCGCGGCGCTCACCCAGGCGCCCGCGTCCGGCTACCTGACGGACGCGGCGGACGGCCCGGACACCGGTGACAGCCCGGACACCGTCTTCAACCTGGGGGACGGCTGGTACGTCTACGACCTGCCGACCCACACGCTCACGCCTCGCGACCAGCTCTACGTCGTGCGCTCGGATTCCGGCGCGTACTTCAAGCTGCGGGTGCAGGGCTATTACGACGCCGCCGGCACGCCCGCGATGATGAAGCTGCTCTGGGCGCCGGTGGCCGCGCCGGCCGGGGTGGGGCCGTGA
- a CDS encoding hemin-degrading factor: protein MGRTEEVAGPLAALRERWRALREAEPRLRIRDAADTLGVSEAELLATGLSGELVRLEPRLDVLLPRLESLGRVMALTRNASAVHEKKGVYRKVELHGARALVLDEDIDLRLFLSRWCFVFALREDLSGQVRRSFQVFDAAGTAVHKIYLQDDANVAAFEGLVRELQHEDQGHVLDVVPASPPSEPRPDSEIDTPGLKAGWRALQDTHEFFALLGRFKVARTQALRLAGTEFAKPVTPDSLGWTLERAAASELPIMVFVGNPGAIQIHTGPVRTVRPMGPWMNVMDPGFNLHVRADHVHTAWVVRKPTRDGDVTSLELFDKAGENIALLFGKRKPGELESPTWRALMEDLVRTLPAVEVAS from the coding sequence ATGGGCCGCACGGAGGAGGTGGCAGGCCCGCTCGCGGCGCTGCGGGAGCGCTGGCGGGCGCTGCGTGAAGCGGAGCCGCGCCTGCGCATCCGCGACGCGGCGGACACGCTGGGCGTGAGCGAGGCGGAGCTGCTCGCCACCGGCTTGAGCGGTGAGTTGGTGCGGCTGGAGCCGCGCCTGGACGTGCTGTTGCCCCGGCTGGAGTCGCTGGGCCGGGTGATGGCGCTCACGCGCAACGCGTCCGCGGTGCATGAGAAGAAGGGCGTCTACCGCAAGGTGGAACTGCACGGCGCCCGGGCGCTGGTGCTGGACGAGGACATCGACCTGCGGCTGTTCCTGTCGCGCTGGTGCTTCGTCTTCGCGCTGCGCGAGGACCTCTCCGGCCAGGTGCGCCGCAGCTTCCAGGTGTTCGACGCCGCAGGCACGGCGGTGCACAAAATCTATCTCCAGGACGACGCGAACGTCGCCGCCTTCGAGGGGCTGGTGCGCGAGCTCCAGCACGAGGACCAGGGCCACGTGCTGGACGTGGTGCCGGCGTCTCCGCCCTCGGAGCCCCGGCCGGACTCGGAGATCGACACGCCGGGCCTCAAGGCCGGCTGGCGGGCCCTCCAGGACACGCACGAGTTCTTCGCGCTGCTCGGCAGGTTCAAGGTGGCGCGCACGCAGGCGCTGCGGCTGGCGGGGACGGAGTTCGCGAAGCCGGTGACGCCGGACTCGCTGGGCTGGACGCTGGAGCGCGCCGCGGCGAGCGAGCTGCCCATCATGGTGTTCGTGGGCAACCCGGGCGCCATTCAAATCCACACCGGTCCGGTGCGCACGGTGCGGCCCATGGGCCCGTGGATGAACGTGATGGATCCGGGCTTCAACCTGCACGTGCGCGCGGACCACGTCCACACCGCCTGGGTGGTGCGCAAGCCCACGCGCGACGGCGACGTCACCTCGCTGGAGCTGTTCGACAAGGCGGGGGAGAACATCGCGCTGCTCTTCGGCAAGCGGAAGCCGGGCGAGTTGGAGTCCCCCACGTGGCGGGCGCTGATGGAGGACCTGGTCCGGACGCTGCCCGCGGTGGAGGTGGCGTCATGA
- a CDS encoding heme/hemin ABC transporter substrate-binding protein, which translates to MRRTASKWGLAAALFALAAHAAPPVAKPAPKLITIGPAITQTVFALGAGDRVVGVDDSSAALPEASKVRTVGYQRALSAEGVLSLGAGLLLGSAEAGPPPVLEQLKQAGMKVETFANEPTVEGARARIQGIAERLGMPEQGRALVAKLDADLKKAEDRAARVKGSKPPRILAIYARGAGTMMVAGSGTVADTLIRLTGAVNAADSLPGYKPLGAEAVVAAAPEFVLLPASSVSSVGGAEGLAKLPGLSQVKGWKLVTVEDVDFMGLGPNLGQAVARVQDAVAPAPAPATGGGR; encoded by the coding sequence ATGAGGCGCACGGCCTCGAAGTGGGGGCTCGCCGCGGCCCTGTTCGCGCTGGCGGCGCACGCGGCGCCTCCGGTGGCGAAGCCCGCGCCGAAGCTCATCACCATTGGACCGGCCATCACGCAGACGGTGTTCGCGCTGGGCGCGGGCGACCGGGTGGTGGGCGTGGACGACTCCAGCGCGGCGTTGCCGGAGGCGTCGAAGGTGCGCACGGTGGGCTACCAGCGCGCGCTGTCCGCGGAAGGGGTGCTGTCGCTGGGCGCCGGCCTGCTCCTGGGCTCCGCGGAGGCGGGGCCCCCGCCGGTGCTGGAGCAGCTCAAGCAGGCGGGCATGAAGGTGGAGACGTTCGCCAACGAGCCCACGGTGGAGGGTGCGCGCGCTCGCATCCAGGGCATCGCGGAGCGTCTGGGCATGCCGGAGCAGGGCAGGGCGCTGGTGGCGAAGCTGGACGCGGACCTGAAGAAGGCGGAGGACCGCGCGGCGCGGGTGAAGGGCTCGAAGCCGCCGCGCATCCTCGCCATCTACGCGCGCGGTGCGGGCACGATGATGGTGGCGGGCTCGGGCACCGTGGCGGACACGCTCATCCGCCTGACGGGCGCGGTGAACGCGGCGGACTCGCTGCCGGGCTACAAGCCGCTGGGCGCGGAGGCCGTGGTGGCGGCGGCGCCGGAGTTCGTGCTCCTGCCCGCGAGCTCGGTGTCGTCGGTGGGCGGCGCGGAGGGACTGGCGAAGCTGCCCGGGCTGTCGCAGGTGAAGGGCTGGAAGCTCGTCACCGTGGAGGACGTGGACTTCATGGGGCTGGGGCCCAACCTGGGCCAGGCGGTGGCGCGCGTGCAGGACGCGGTGGCTCCGGCTCCAGCTCCGGCGACGGGCGGCGGCAGATGA
- a CDS encoding FecCD family ABC transporter permease, with translation MSASEAMPVPASRPVSSRVPGAGPWVTLGLLLALMVLVSLAVGSMTVPPSAILGSLWEALGLGEASHPMDARQRAVLFTLRLPRVLMAVMVGGVLATTGAALQALFRNPLVEPGLLGTSSGAALGAVLAIVLDVTLAAHMGAFRMLVVPSAAFLGALAATVLALRLGTGGGRTDTPRVLLAGVAVSAGAFAGMGLLTHSASDAQLRTITFWSLGSLGGASWETVGAAALPLAVTLGLLLSEARALNLMLLGEREAWHLGVDVERLKRKLILAAALGVGAAVSFCGMIGFVGLLVPALLRIALGPDHRRLLAASALSGASLLLASDLLARTLASPSELPVGALTSVLGVPAFIALLARKGAA, from the coding sequence ATGAGCGCGTCGGAGGCCATGCCCGTGCCCGCGTCGCGTCCGGTATCTTCGCGGGTGCCGGGCGCGGGGCCCTGGGTGACGCTGGGGCTGCTGCTGGCGTTGATGGTCCTGGTGTCGCTGGCGGTGGGCTCCATGACGGTGCCGCCGTCCGCCATCCTCGGAAGTCTCTGGGAGGCGCTGGGCCTGGGCGAGGCCTCCCACCCGATGGACGCAAGGCAGCGCGCGGTGCTGTTCACCTTGCGCCTGCCGCGCGTGTTGATGGCCGTGATGGTGGGCGGGGTGCTGGCGACGACGGGCGCCGCGCTCCAGGCCCTCTTCCGCAATCCGTTGGTGGAGCCCGGCCTGCTGGGCACGTCCAGTGGGGCGGCGCTGGGCGCGGTGCTGGCCATCGTGCTGGACGTGACGCTGGCCGCGCACATGGGGGCCTTCCGGATGCTGGTGGTGCCGAGCGCGGCCTTCCTGGGCGCGCTGGCGGCGACGGTGCTCGCCCTGCGGTTGGGCACGGGAGGAGGGCGCACGGACACGCCGCGCGTGCTGCTGGCGGGCGTGGCGGTGAGCGCGGGCGCGTTCGCGGGCATGGGGCTGCTCACGCACAGCGCGTCGGACGCGCAGTTGCGCACCATCACCTTCTGGAGCCTGGGCAGCCTGGGTGGCGCGTCGTGGGAGACCGTGGGCGCCGCGGCGCTCCCGCTGGCCGTGACGCTGGGTTTGCTCCTGAGTGAGGCACGCGCGCTCAACCTGATGCTCCTGGGGGAGCGTGAAGCGTGGCACCTGGGCGTGGACGTGGAGCGGCTCAAGCGCAAGCTCATCCTCGCCGCCGCGCTGGGCGTGGGAGCCGCGGTGTCGTTCTGCGGGATGATTGGCTTCGTGGGCCTGCTGGTGCCGGCGCTGCTGCGCATCGCGCTCGGTCCGGACCACCGCAGGTTGCTGGCCGCGTCCGCGCTGTCGGGAGCATCGCTGCTGCTCGCATCGGACCTGCTCGCGCGCACGCTGGCGTCTCCTTCCGAGCTGCCGGTAGGCGCGCTCACGTCCGTGCTGGGCGTGCCCGCTTTCATCGCGCTGCTCGCGCGCAAGGGGGCGGCATGA
- a CDS encoding TetR/AcrR family transcriptional regulator — MPRRPPPSRRRAPRQERAQATVEAILTATARVLLRDGYEAASTNRIAQEAGVSVGSLYQYFPSKEGLVTALMEQHRARSLADFEAGLVPLAGQPLPVAMRAIIRQVLAVKRENPRLQQALHELMPRMRQWGLSDVYSQRLHRLVRAFLAPRIEDLRPRNLDMAVFILVNTVEALCHTALTDRPDYVEDDAFVDEIAALAVGYLRPEPALARPRRATRERVARL; from the coding sequence ATGCCCCGCCGTCCCCCTCCCTCCCGTCGCAGGGCGCCCCGCCAGGAGCGTGCGCAGGCCACGGTGGAGGCCATCCTCACCGCGACTGCTCGCGTTCTGCTCAGGGATGGCTATGAGGCCGCGAGCACCAACCGCATCGCCCAGGAGGCAGGGGTGAGCGTGGGCTCGCTCTACCAGTACTTTCCCAGCAAGGAGGGACTGGTGACGGCGCTGATGGAGCAGCACCGCGCGCGGTCGCTGGCGGACTTCGAGGCCGGGCTGGTGCCGCTCGCCGGGCAGCCGCTCCCGGTGGCGATGCGCGCCATCATCCGGCAGGTGCTCGCTGTGAAGCGGGAGAACCCTCGATTGCAGCAGGCGCTGCACGAGCTGATGCCTCGGATGCGGCAGTGGGGCCTGTCGGATGTGTACTCGCAGCGGCTGCACCGGCTGGTGCGGGCGTTCCTCGCGCCCCGCATCGAGGACCTGCGCCCCCGGAACCTGGACATGGCGGTCTTCATCCTGGTGAACACCGTGGAGGCGCTGTGCCACACGGCGCTGACGGACCGGCCGGACTATGTAGAGGACGACGCGTTCGTGGATGAGATCGCCGCGCTCGCGGTCGGGTACCTGCGGCCGGAGCCGGCCCTGGCGCGTCCCCGGCGCGCGACGCGGGAGCGCGTGGCCCGCCTGTGA
- a CDS encoding SDR family NAD(P)-dependent oxidoreductase: MQTTSSQSPVRSSVAPAAPRSKAFPYAGHRALVTGASSGLGEVFARELAARGMDLILVARSEDRMRALAAELKEAHHVQAEVIALDLGREGAGRELYARCQEKGLRVDLLVNNAGFGTHGAFDAAPFARQHEQVMLNVTSLADTCHLFLPDMLARGVGGILNVASIAGFQPVPYMAIYGATKAFVLSFTEALSEETRERGVRVTALCPGPVKTAFFDVVGTQQAAVGPMATAEEVVLHALKALDQGRASVVPGWRNWLQANLTRFTPRWLGLRVAAGMMRPPEAVGTEAARLTP, translated from the coding sequence ATGCAAACGACCTCGTCCCAGTCCCCAGTTCGTTCGTCTGTCGCCCCCGCCGCCCCGCGGAGCAAGGCCTTCCCCTACGCGGGCCACCGCGCGCTCGTGACGGGCGCGTCCTCCGGCCTGGGCGAGGTGTTCGCCCGTGAGCTGGCGGCGCGAGGCATGGACCTCATTCTGGTGGCCCGCTCCGAGGACCGGATGCGCGCGCTGGCGGCGGAGCTGAAGGAGGCCCACCACGTCCAGGCGGAGGTCATCGCGTTGGACCTGGGCCGCGAGGGCGCGGGCCGCGAGCTGTACGCGCGCTGCCAGGAGAAGGGCCTGCGGGTGGACCTGCTGGTGAACAACGCGGGCTTCGGCACGCACGGGGCCTTCGACGCGGCGCCGTTCGCGCGGCAGCACGAGCAGGTGATGCTCAACGTCACGTCGCTGGCGGACACCTGCCACCTGTTCCTGCCGGACATGCTCGCGCGCGGCGTGGGCGGCATCCTCAACGTGGCGTCCATCGCGGGCTTCCAGCCGGTGCCGTACATGGCCATCTACGGAGCCACCAAGGCGTTCGTGCTGTCCTTCACGGAGGCGCTGTCGGAGGAGACGCGCGAGCGCGGCGTGCGGGTGACGGCCCTGTGCCCGGGGCCCGTGAAGACGGCGTTCTTCGACGTGGTGGGCACCCAGCAGGCCGCGGTCGGCCCCATGGCGACGGCGGAGGAGGTGGTGCTGCACGCGCTCAAGGCCCTGGACCAGGGCCGGGCGTCGGTGGTGCCGGGGTGGCGCAACTGGCTGCAGGCCAACCTGACGCGCTTCACGCCGCGCTGGCTGGGCCTGCGCGTGGCGGCCGGGATGATGCGGCCTCCGGAGGCGGTGGGGACGGAGGCCGCGCGGCTCACGCCGTAG
- a CDS encoding FadR/GntR family transcriptional regulator, with product MGMERRGLVAYVEAQIERDIALGRLHPSGQFGSEAKLARRYEVCRGTIREALRRLAARGLVVQRPGRKTRAVPLDESLTLENLGLALHDASNPDARWLLEGYFSLKRQVLVELLVDCCEKASDLDLDRLGSACFRLQDAARWESGEACAQAEFELLRQAARVAARPGHVLLVQSLQRAFLGGAAQLLPHLGGEALREWAFRLMAILHERDVQALQHELPALMKARDERVLDAFAPVPVKPASSEAPCSQEGLAGAHVAATGMADAPEVVPSVEERSPGCRVPAPEDAEALGGAPCLQEQGFLVEQTLGTPLAPSAIGLVPGEPDGVCAGDSMSAALGHVSGCRTGPGALGSDGGPVHDSRGTLGRWAARLWRFISMTLGLSAS from the coding sequence ATGGGGATGGAACGGCGAGGGCTCGTGGCCTATGTGGAGGCGCAAATCGAGCGCGATATCGCGCTGGGGCGGCTGCACCCGAGCGGGCAGTTCGGCTCCGAAGCGAAACTGGCGCGGCGCTATGAGGTATGCCGGGGCACCATCCGCGAGGCGCTGCGACGGCTGGCGGCGCGGGGCCTGGTGGTGCAGCGCCCCGGACGCAAGACGCGCGCGGTGCCGCTGGATGAATCGCTGACATTGGAGAACCTGGGCCTGGCGCTGCATGACGCGAGCAACCCGGATGCCCGGTGGCTTCTGGAGGGCTACTTCAGCCTCAAGCGGCAGGTGCTGGTGGAGCTGCTGGTCGACTGCTGCGAGAAAGCTTCGGACCTCGACCTGGACCGGCTGGGGAGCGCGTGCTTCCGGCTTCAGGACGCGGCGCGCTGGGAGTCGGGGGAAGCCTGCGCGCAGGCGGAATTCGAGTTGCTGCGGCAGGCAGCGCGAGTGGCGGCACGTCCCGGGCACGTGCTCCTCGTTCAGTCCCTGCAGCGGGCCTTCCTGGGAGGAGCCGCCCAACTGCTGCCTCATCTGGGCGGAGAGGCGCTGCGCGAGTGGGCCTTCCGCCTGATGGCGATCCTGCACGAGCGCGATGTGCAGGCACTTCAGCATGAGCTGCCGGCACTGATGAAGGCTCGCGATGAGCGCGTGCTCGATGCCTTCGCTCCCGTCCCCGTCAAGCCTGCGTCCTCCGAGGCCCCATGCTCCCAGGAGGGTCTCGCCGGTGCTCACGTGGCAGCCACTGGGATGGCGGACGCGCCGGAGGTAGTCCCTTCTGTCGAGGAGCGGAGCCCCGGTTGCCGCGTACCCGCCCCAGAGGATGCCGAGGCGCTCGGGGGTGCCCCCTGTCTTCAGGAGCAGGGTTTCCTCGTGGAGCAAACCCTCGGGACGCCGCTGGCTCCATCCGCTATCGGGCTCGTTCCTGGCGAGCCAGATGGGGTGTGCGCTGGGGATTCGATGAGCGCGGCCTTGGGTCATGTGTCCGGCTGTCGGACAGGTCCTGGCGCCTTGGGCTCAGATGGCGGTCCGGTTCACGATAGCCGGGGGACCCTGGGCCGGTGGGCTGCTCGCCTGTGGCGATTCATTTCCATGACCCTGGGACTGTCTGCTTCGTGA
- a CDS encoding alpha/beta hydrolase, protein MRCVQLFLLAVILVSGVGHAAETEPTPPHTTFTLPSKKLRETRRINVYTPPGYDAAKGVRYPVLYMPDGGEQEDFPHVATTVDTAIRAGEMRPVILVGIENTERRRDMTGPTQVEEDKKIAPRVGGSAAFRAFLRDELMPHVRRKYRVTDETAIIGESLAGLFIMETLFLQPGMFGTSIALSPSLWWNNEEWVRKAGDTLKAKPGLKATLYMASAGDDVASEAGRLAEALRANAPTGLKWKYEPRPDLRHANIYRSMEAKVLREAFAPATTTKAVP, encoded by the coding sequence ATGCGGTGCGTCCAACTGTTCCTGCTCGCCGTCATCCTCGTCAGCGGCGTGGGTCATGCCGCTGAAACGGAGCCCACGCCTCCGCACACGACGTTCACGCTGCCGTCGAAGAAGCTCCGGGAAACGCGGCGCATCAACGTCTACACGCCGCCCGGCTACGACGCGGCGAAGGGCGTGCGCTACCCCGTCCTCTACATGCCCGACGGCGGCGAGCAGGAGGACTTCCCGCACGTCGCCACCACGGTGGACACCGCCATCCGCGCCGGGGAGATGCGGCCCGTCATCCTGGTCGGCATCGAGAACACCGAACGGCGCCGGGACATGACCGGGCCCACGCAGGTCGAGGAGGACAAGAAGATCGCCCCGCGCGTCGGAGGCTCCGCGGCGTTCCGAGCCTTCCTGCGCGACGAACTGATGCCCCACGTCCGCCGCAAGTACCGCGTCACCGACGAGACGGCCATCATCGGCGAGTCGCTCGCGGGGCTGTTCATCATGGAGACGCTCTTCCTCCAGCCCGGGATGTTCGGCACCTCCATCGCGCTGAGCCCCAGCCTCTGGTGGAACAACGAAGAGTGGGTACGCAAGGCCGGAGACACCCTCAAGGCGAAGCCGGGCCTGAAGGCCACGCTCTACATGGCGTCCGCCGGTGACGACGTCGCGTCGGAAGCCGGACGCCTGGCCGAAGCGCTCCGCGCGAACGCGCCCACGGGTCTGAAGTGGAAGTACGAACCCCGGCCCGACCTGCGCCACGCCAACATCTACCGTTCGATGGAGGCGAAGGTGCTGCGAGAGGCCTTCGCCCCCGCCACCACCACGAAGGCCGTCCCTTGA